AGTAATTAGACTCggcacgtgttaacgttctgcttgcgtaagcgattaccttttttgtgccctcttgctgctgcacaagcacagctcccagaccaacattgctcgcgtctgtgtgaagcatcgtcggggcttcttcatcgaagtgggcaagcactgggggcgtttgaagacgttgacacaggtcattaaaggcagcctcctgctcttcgttccactcaaaggcaacgtcgtctcttgtgagacgagttagtggcgacgcgatgctggcaaagtctgcgataaatcggcgataataggcacaaaggcccaggaagcgtctgacagccttcttattggagggtactgggaaccgtgcgacagcggcaatttttccaggatcgggtcggatgcctgcgttactgacgacgtgaccgagaaactgaagttcgtggaaacagaaatgacacttttccggtttcaatgttaggcccacagaccgtatggcacgtaaaacaacttccagcctttggagatgctcgtcaaaagtcgttgaaaatactacaacgtcgtccagatagactaggcacgtcttccacttcaatcccgaaagtaccgtgtccataagcctttgaaatgtcgcgggcgcggaaaacaaaccgaaaggcaagactttaaattcgtataaaccatctggcgtcacaaaagcggttttctctcggtctcttgggtctacctcgatctgccagtatccactcctcaagtccatggaagaaaagtagcgagcgtgccgaagtctgccaagggagtcatcaatacgtgggagcgggtacacatcttttttggtcacccgattcagcttcctgtagtccacgcaaaaacgcagcgtgccgtcctttttctttactagcactacaggcgatgcccaggggctctgtgacggttgaattacattatcttcaagcattttcgcgacttgttgttgtatggcttcgcgttcctttaaagctacacgataagggtttaggtgaataggtctcgccgtgtcctcggtgattatttgatgttttgtcaaaggtgttcgaccaactcgtgaggtcgatgaaaagcagtcgtggaattcggctagtagctgaagaagtctctgtcggtcatcctctgacagagtgggactaacatcgagaacgggttctggttcttgattaggcacttcgtctaataccgataaacataaactgcctcgcatgtCTACGATATTGTCGTAAGAAGCGATAGCCGTGCCCTTCgtaaggtgccggcgctcagtactgaagttggtcaaaagtaaattcgtgcgctcaccagtgagacggacgatacctcgtgcgaccgaaatgccatggctaaatagcagcgagccaatttggtcagcaatgccttcgccatcaaacgcttcgtacccttccaccgaaacaaaagtgcatgaccgtggcgggacgaccacatcatcatcgaTTATACGTAAAGTGctacgtattgcgtctgaacagaaaaccaaaccagggctgttgcggaacgtaattgaacggtccaggatgttgatgacggcaccatattctcttaagaagtccatccctatgatcaggtccttgcaacatgaggtgaggatgacaaacgtcgccacgaaagaagagccgcCGATGCCGAGTctcgctgtacaccttccgacaggcatcaacagctggccgcctgctgtcctcaggtgaggtcccgtccacgtagtcttcactttctttaggcgcacggcaaggttttcacttataatagaaaagtcggcaccggtgtcaactaaggctgttacttgctgtccgtctacaaaaacggtaagatctgtggtcacagtttcgtcaacgttacaactaggctttacggcgtcctgtggtaagagtaacaggggccttttttcgtcgccttggcggcctgcaacctcacccccggaggtcgccgccttcagtttcccctgcgtggacttggtgacctccttcctcTGGCGTCGGCTGTAGAGCCGTGGCGCGATGAAGGCGattatgccggagacggagaacgtggtcgacgtcccaaacctggctggtaattaggctcactgtcgtcattgttggcacggcggttgtcaaaatggaaccgagacaaggaaggtcgttgagaatcagcgtcccggcgtggtgggtagtcgtcgttggggcgtcgatcgtcagaccattgccgaagaggtcgaaacgtgtcgacgcggtgccagcaatgacgagaaatgtggccgacacctccgcaggtaaaacaaagtgGACGTATATCCACGGTGCGCCagacgtctgttttacgaagctgtggacgccgcaacggctcataatgttgtaaatgccgtgtctcgttgggagacggctcttcgtaCGGCAGCATTTCGTACGGTGGCACGACGGaagggcgccgcggtgtctgttcttgcggtgacgaccaaggaacggctgtcgatggctggcggtacgacggcggaacgggcggcgggcggcgaagcgcggctgcgtagctcatgggtcgctgatcgtgagtaagatcagctgccgaaaacgcttggcgtatttcttcgcggacgacttcagcgacagacgccgtgggtggttccgtgaccagagtccgcagcttcagcagctcttcgcgaacaatctctcgtattAAATCGCGTAACGAGCTGTGATTATCATATGTCGTAGCGGCGAGTGGAATGTGggtgctgctggacaagcgatcgtattgtcggcatcgtaggtgaagcgcccgctcgatagccgtagcttctttgatgaagtctgtcatggtgcttggcgggttccgcaaaagtccggcgaacaattgctctttaacgccacgcatgaggtagcgtaactttttgtcgtcggtcatgtgcgggtcagctttacggaagagacgggtcatgtcctcagcgaacattaCGACCTTTCATAgcgtttctgaacccgtagctcgagcatatgttgcgcacgttcgcgccggtcaacatcggcaaatgtgtgaatcatccctcttttaaagtcactccatgttgacaaactgccttctctgttctcaagtacgagcactgtcgtcgagatagaaataggcgcgggaaagcctttgttcaagagacaactggttggtgttggcgacacgttcatagtgctcaagccagtcttcgacgtctccatgtgctccaccaccaaagcgatcaggcaccagcggtgaaaaaaaggttacctgagatggggttggtggactgctgtctcgtagtaactgttgtggactggcggttgccattggtagatgtgagcgctgccttgtagagtgttcctgcgagggggtgaactctggagggaggcttcgcaagtgacgactgaagcgatgcacgggagtgtcgacaagtgcttctggactggatgaacggctccccgtgggagtgtggagcatcaggtggtgtcgcgggccagcacctccaccagtgtcgcagtacaagtacgccttgaggcagcgaaagcagcgtgttttgaacagctaagccgcaagattgtcttctttgttgttgagtcaagccagaggcccactacatggtgtctgctaaatccccacatcatcgttgtcgttcacacgcatGCAGTCTCGGGTCAATATTTGCCTTATACAACTCCAAAGAAAAGAGCGATATCTTGATGAAGTGTTCAAAATTGAATTGTTCAAAAAATTGAATTGTTCGAAATTGAATTGTGTGAAATTGAGTGTTCCCAAATATTTCTGACTAATTATGACTAAACATCGCATGCGCGCTTTCTTTATGGCATGAAGGtcaagaaaaaacaacaagaacgagTAAAATGAAACAAGCTAATCAGAATCGAAAAGTTCACCTGAGAACCGTGGAACAAAGATATCGGAAATTACAATATGGATGCGACATCAACAAGGCCTATGTCAGCTTATTGCTCACATGATCGAACCAGCTGTAATTTAAATGAAAGGGAATTACATTTAGAAAAATTCATGTAATGGGATTAGAAATGTAGATTCATTACTGTTTAAGGCTACAATTCGGCCAACTTTCCGTTCCATAGAAACTGTGCACCGCATTTCGCTTCCATGCATTGGTCCCCACCTGTAACGTGAATTGACAAACTGTTTGTGCTATTATTCTCAATTACATTGAAAATTAACCTGAGAGCCGGCATGAATTTGTGTATGTCTTCAGAAAACGACTTGAGACAGCGTATGGTGTACAATGAAGGACTAATCCTGATCTTCCTATGACATTAAACTGTGGAAGCTATGGCTCGTCAGAACAGCTTGTTCAGACATTTACTTTGAAGATTTAGAGTATTCACAATCCATACTATTTAACTATCCATAGCGGTACATTCGCATCCGACCACTATCTAGGCTACATTGATAGTTAATTTATCGGCACACGCCGTAAAAACTTCTCCTCAACCTTTCGTGCCAAAGTTAAAGTATATCGATTTCTTCAAAAGCAGCTGGCGTGAGCGCTTGAGGACTTCTATACTCGGCCCGTATGAATGAAGCTATACTTGTCCCGCAATCAGCCTTCTCTTCATACGAGCCTTCAACCTTATTTTCCGTCGCTGGCGGGCGTGCTTCGTGTGAATTTGAGCCCGAGAATTTCATGCAGTTACAATCAAAGCTATGCCAACGTTCTTTCTCGTATGCTTTCTAAAGTGTAATGAGCGCCCTTCAGGTTCAAAATAAGGTCACCGAAAGAGGCCACGTTTCTATATTCGCTTCATATTTCATAATAATCAAAACGAATTGCCCTTGAAAACACGCCCGTTGTCATTCTTCTTGTTCTCAACGGCTTCAAATCTTATGTGTTAGGTTACAACCTAATGAAAAAATGCCAGTTCCGCTTACAAAACTACAGAGTGTCTACTCTGAAAGAGTAATGCTAGTTGTTTAACTCAAGGAGGAAACACTCAACTACAATAAGTACTACGCCTCATTAGAGTTAAAGGTTCGTCATTACTGCATCGAAGAATACGCTTGGTTGAGCAGCTGCTTCAAAATCACTGAGAAAATTTACCAGGGCATTGAAGTTTCAATCCCGAAACCAGCAGTTCAAGCGTGTGTCCGGATGGGAAATTCAACTAGCTGAAACACTCGAGAAGTGTATGACTTCACGAAAATAAGCCAACGCTACTGGACGAAGAAGTGAAGCAAGTTCTGTCGAACACATAGCGACGGCAGTGGGTTGAGATGACATTGTCTTCTTAGATTGCACCCGAGTATAGCGTAAGTTCGGTGACACTGGATACTTGCGCAAAGGCGACGCAGAAACGTCCACTAGGGGATGAAGGCTTTCCAGACCCATAGTGATACTGGAGCAACACATATGAGCGTATTGAAGTGTCATGGCTGAGTTGAGTTGGCTTGTTTTTATGTTAACAATAGCTTGGACATCCCCAGGCGGCGAGTCCTTCTTCTCACACCGCCGCTCCTTCACCGTAGACTACGCCAACAATCAGTTCCTCATAGACGGCAAGCCCTTCCGCATCATTTCCGGTTCTCTGCACTACTTCCGCGTATCGAGGGCGCACTGGAAGGACCGCCTGCTAAAGATGCGATTCGCAGGCTTGAACGCGGTCGACGTCTACGCCGAGTGGAGTGGACACGAAGTGGAACCAGGCACGTTCAACTTCGAGGGAGACTACGACTTGAGGGCCTTCCTGGATGTCGCCAAGGACGTCGGCCTACTCGTCGTCTTCAGACCGGGTCCCTTCATATGCGCGGAAAGGGACAACGGTGGGCTGCCATACTGGCTGCTGAGGATTGATCCCGCCATGAGGTACTGGTCTTCGGACGCCTCCTTCATCAAACGCGTCAACAAGTGGTTTCACGTCCTGCTTCTCTTGGCCCGGCCGTTCCTCTACAAGAACGGCGGTCCCATTGTGCTCGTGCAGGTAGAAAACGAGTACGGCTACTACGGTATGTGCGACAGCGTCTACATGTGCCACCTCGTCTATCTGAGTACACGCTACCTCGGTCAGGACGTTGTGTTGTTCAGTACAGACGAGCCTAACTCCACCCTCTATAGGTAGGAGAATAATTGTTATACGTCTAGTCGGTGCTATTTGGCTATGACTATTATAAAACAAATTCGGTAGATCCTACGTGcctgggaatcaactttatgcgaagcacgcggagggaaaatgaccatgttgcatttttttagcgACACGTCacatgacgctaaatatatgtacaaatgttgcatgcagggtaatatgttgaagagtcgcagatgtttatataatcatTTTTCCACTTGCCCAACGATGTCAGCTGGACatgtgttttagcaacaccagaagctgatatgaagcgctgatgctcgcgaagatgctggcccttgacactgctacttaaatcaatttcagcacatggcatctcaccacaattgacgtttacccgacgtgacggctgtatgaaaggagtacatatgtaatgattATAAAATttggcaggcagcactgcaaccactagtggcatttcacgaagattagcgtctatttgaaaagtagttccgagacctggcgtggctctgtggtagaatccCGTGTAACACTATTCAAAATATACCACGAACGTAATAGATCACAAACGTGTGCAAAAATATTACCAGGGGCTTCATTCACAGGGAATCACTTCTAACGTCACTCTCGGACACGAAGTGCTTTGCGGGTGGACTATGGAGCCTTCGCCATTGGACAAGCAACACGTCATCAGGCATCTGACAGACGTTCTGGAGAGCTAGAATCCAGGCGGACACTGCAGTGTACCTGGCGCGTTCTTCGGGACATTCATGCTGCCCAAAGGCCAGAAAGTACTGGATACCTACCTGGACCCAACAGGCTGGGGCAAAGGCGCAGCCTACGTTAATGGCTCCAACCTTGGACGATACTGGCCTAG
This genomic interval from Rhipicephalus microplus isolate Deutch F79 chromosome 10, USDA_Rmic, whole genome shotgun sequence contains the following:
- the LOC142774869 gene encoding beta-galactosidase-like codes for the protein MAELSWLVFMLTIAWTSPGGESFFSHRRSFTVDYANNQFLIDGKPFRIISGSLHYFRVSRAHWKDRLLKMRFAGLNAVDVYAEWSGHEVEPGTFNFEGDYDLRAFLDVAKDVGLLVVFRPGPFICAERDNGGLPYWLLRIDPAMRYWSSDASFIKRVNKWFHVLLLLARPFLYKNGGPIVLVQVENEYGYYGMCDSVYMCHLVYLSTRYLGQDVVLFSTDEPNSTLYR